Proteins encoded by one window of Prevotella nigrescens:
- a CDS encoding nucleoside kinase: MKQVIQIRCKNNKKTLEVPIGSTLYEIYNVFNLKMYFGPVSAKVNNKVEGLDYRVFHNKDVEFLDLYSASGMRAYTRSLFMVLCKAVHDLYPKSKVVIDIPVSNGYYCNINIHREVTDSDIENIHRRMQTIVGEALPIQRYETTTEEAISMFRNLGDEAKVKLLESMGSLYTTYYKLDDYVDYYYGAMLTNTSQIKLFGIEKFFDGLLLRVPSSEDPAKLDNLINQDKMFEVFRVHHRWQDILGVRTVGDFNEAVRRGFSNDLINVSEALQEKKISQMAETIANKKDVKVVLIAGPSSSGKTTFCKRLSVQLLTCGIKPVQISLDDYFVNRVDTPKDETGDYDYESLYALNIPLVNEQFLALFRGEEVQLPSYNFQTGKSEMKGKKLRLNSDNILIVEGIHALNPTLTKNIPDNKKFRIYASALTTILLDDHNYIPTTDNRLIRRIVRDHKYRGCSAQETIRRWPSVRAGEKKWIFPYQENADTMFNTAMLYEVAVLKAQAEAVLEQVPENCNEYAEAYRLRKFLGYFASLPFRSLPPTSLLREFLGGSSFKY, encoded by the coding sequence ATGAAACAAGTAATACAAATCCGTTGCAAAAATAATAAAAAAACTTTAGAAGTCCCAATAGGTAGTACACTTTATGAAATTTACAACGTATTTAATCTTAAAATGTACTTCGGACCAGTCAGTGCAAAAGTAAACAATAAGGTAGAAGGGTTAGATTATAGAGTATTTCATAATAAAGATGTTGAATTTCTCGATCTTTATTCTGCATCAGGAATGCGCGCTTATACCCGCTCATTGTTTATGGTATTATGTAAAGCTGTACACGACCTTTATCCAAAAAGCAAGGTCGTAATTGACATTCCGGTGTCAAACGGTTATTATTGCAATATAAATATACACCGTGAGGTTACCGACAGCGACATAGAAAACATACATCGGCGAATGCAAACCATTGTCGGCGAGGCTTTACCTATACAGCGTTATGAAACTACAACCGAGGAGGCTATCAGTATGTTTCGCAATTTGGGCGACGAAGCTAAAGTAAAACTCCTTGAAAGTATGGGCTCGCTTTACACCACTTATTATAAATTAGACGACTATGTAGACTATTATTATGGTGCGATGCTTACGAATACATCGCAGATTAAGCTATTTGGAATAGAGAAATTCTTCGACGGATTATTGCTTCGTGTACCTTCATCAGAAGATCCTGCCAAGTTAGATAATTTGATAAACCAAGACAAAATGTTCGAAGTATTCAGAGTTCACCATCGCTGGCAAGATATTCTGGGTGTACGGACAGTGGGCGATTTCAACGAAGCAGTAAGGCGAGGATTCTCCAACGATCTTATAAACGTGAGCGAAGCATTGCAAGAAAAGAAGATTTCACAAATGGCAGAAACCATCGCAAACAAGAAAGATGTAAAGGTTGTGCTGATTGCCGGACCGTCTTCGAGCGGAAAAACAACTTTCTGTAAGCGACTTTCCGTACAATTATTGACTTGTGGAATAAAACCCGTACAGATTTCTTTGGACGATTATTTTGTAAATCGTGTAGACACACCAAAGGACGAAACTGGCGATTATGACTACGAAAGCTTGTATGCATTGAACATTCCGCTTGTCAACGAGCAGTTCTTGGCATTGTTCCGTGGTGAAGAAGTGCAATTGCCTTCCTATAACTTCCAAACAGGTAAAAGCGAAATGAAAGGTAAGAAACTGCGTTTAAATTCCGACAATATACTTATCGTAGAAGGTATACATGCTCTAAATCCTACGCTGACAAAAAATATTCCCGACAATAAGAAGTTCCGTATTTATGCCTCTGCCTTAACAACTATATTGTTGGACGACCATAACTATATTCCAACCACCGACAACCGACTTATTCGCCGTATTGTTCGCGACCATAAATATCGTGGCTGTTCCGCACAAGAAACCATACGACGATGGCCAAGTGTACGTGCCGGAGAAAAAAAATGGATATTCCCTTATCAGGAAAATGCCGACACAATGTTCAATACAGCCATGCTTTACGAAGTTGCAGTTTTAAAAGCACAAGCCGAAGCCGTATTGGAACAAGTGCCGGAAAACTGTAACGAATATGCAGAAGCTTACCGATTACGCAAATTTTTGGGCTATTTTGCTTCTTTACCTTTCCGAAGCTTACCGCCAACATCGCTGCTTCGAGAGTTCTTGGGAGGCTCATCGTTCAAATATTAA
- a CDS encoding Na/Pi cotransporter family protein, with protein MTTGIYFAILFKIIGSLALLIYGMKVMSEALQKMAGSQLRHILGAMTTNRFTGMLTGTFITCAVQSSSATTVMTVSFVNAGLLTLAQAISVIMGANIGTTLTAWIMSLGYSVDLTSFVFPAFLVGIVLIYTRRMRYVGDFLFGLSFMFFSLVLLSDAGKALHLDSTPAVIEFFKSFDVNSYFTILIFLAIGSVITCIVQSSAAVMAITILLCSTGVLPIYLGIALVMGENIGTTITANLAALAANTQARRAALAHLMFNVIGVIWVLAVFYPFVNMVCGFVDYNPAVGAVNANIKVKLPVVLAAFHTTFNVANTFLLIWFIPQLEKLVCCIIKPRKSEAEEDFRLRFIQAGIMKTPELSVLEASKEIQSFAERLQRMFDMVRELLHTTEDSKFVKLYSRIEKYEGISDNMEIEIAKYLDQVSNAHLSDETKEKVRSMLREISELESIGDSCYNIARTINRKMSAKEDFTEKQYNHIEQMFELTDDALTQMNSLLISHKHQNDVNRSFNIENEINNYRNQLSTQNIQDVNEHKYTYAIGTMYMDIIQECEKLGDYVVNVVEARMGVKQNA; from the coding sequence ATGACAACAGGTATTTATTTTGCCATTCTATTTAAGATTATTGGCTCGTTAGCATTGCTTATCTATGGCATGAAAGTAATGAGCGAAGCATTACAGAAGATGGCAGGTTCACAATTACGCCACATTTTAGGCGCAATGACCACTAATCGCTTTACAGGTATGCTTACTGGAACATTTATTACTTGTGCTGTTCAATCGTCTTCGGCTACAACAGTGATGACTGTTTCGTTCGTAAATGCAGGATTGCTAACACTTGCGCAAGCCATTTCGGTCATCATGGGTGCCAATATTGGAACTACACTTACAGCCTGGATTATGTCGTTGGGTTATTCAGTCGACCTCACAAGCTTTGTTTTTCCTGCCTTTCTTGTTGGAATAGTGCTGATTTACACACGAAGAATGCGCTATGTAGGCGACTTCTTGTTTGGTCTTTCCTTTATGTTCTTCAGTCTTGTACTACTGAGCGATGCAGGAAAAGCACTTCATTTAGATTCTACACCTGCGGTTATAGAGTTCTTCAAGTCGTTCGATGTGAACAGTTATTTCACTATTCTGATATTTCTTGCCATTGGTTCCGTCATAACTTGCATCGTTCAGTCGTCTGCTGCAGTTATGGCTATCACCATTTTGCTTTGTTCTACGGGCGTTTTACCTATTTACCTTGGTATCGCATTGGTCATGGGCGAAAACATTGGTACAACCATTACTGCCAATTTAGCGGCATTAGCAGCAAACACACAGGCACGAAGAGCTGCATTGGCACACTTAATGTTTAATGTGATTGGTGTTATTTGGGTGCTCGCTGTTTTCTATCCTTTCGTAAACATGGTATGCGGATTTGTTGATTACAACCCTGCCGTTGGCGCAGTTAATGCTAACATCAAAGTAAAACTACCTGTTGTCTTAGCTGCTTTCCACACAACGTTCAATGTTGCCAATACTTTCTTACTGATTTGGTTTATTCCTCAACTCGAGAAATTGGTCTGTTGTATTATCAAACCACGTAAGAGCGAGGCTGAAGAAGACTTCCGTCTGCGTTTCATACAAGCTGGAATTATGAAGACTCCTGAACTTTCAGTGCTCGAAGCAAGCAAAGAAATACAATCGTTTGCCGAACGCCTGCAACGAATGTTCGACATGGTGAGAGAGCTTTTACATACTACAGAAGATTCGAAGTTCGTAAAACTGTATTCCCGAATAGAGAAATACGAGGGAATTTCAGATAATATGGAGATTGAAATAGCCAAGTACTTAGACCAGGTCAGCAATGCCCACCTTAGCGATGAAACCAAGGAAAAGGTACGCTCAATGCTTAGAGAAATATCTGAACTCGAAAGTATCGGCGATTCATGTTATAACATTGCACGCACCATAAACCGCAAAATGTCGGCGAAAGAAGACTTTACCGAGAAGCAATACAACCACATAGAGCAGATGTTTGAACTTACCGACGATGCTCTGACGCAGATGAATAGTTTGCTGATTAGCCATAAACACCAAAACGATGTGAACCGTTCGTTCAACATTGAAAACGAAATAAACAACTATCGCAACCAGCTCAGCACGCAGAATATCCAGGACGTAAACGAGCACAAGTACACTTATGCTATTGGAACAATGTACATGGACATCATTCAAGAATGCGAAAAGCTTGGCGATTATGTCGTAAATGTGGTTGAGGCACGCATGGGCGTAAAGCAAAATGCATAA
- the folP gene encoding dihydropteroate synthase, which produces MEKESFASRFNSTDYTINVKGQLLDLSKPCVMGILNVTPDSFYADSRMQTEAEIYNRTNQIIAEGAKIIDVGACSTRPGSKFVDEAEERRRLAMALPIIRKAQPEAIISLDTFRASIAREMVDEFGVDIVNDVEEGSDPDMFRTVAELGVPYILMSKAPDMHDMLLNLAREVQELRALGQKDIILDPGFGFGKDPIDGNYALMNAMEQLHVLELPILVGISRKRMIHQLLGITAQESLNGTTALNMIALMKGASILRVHDVKEAVETVRIYGRLAAAARTE; this is translated from the coding sequence ATGGAAAAAGAAAGTTTTGCATCACGGTTTAATTCTACAGACTATACCATAAACGTAAAAGGACAACTCCTCGACTTGTCTAAACCGTGTGTTATGGGAATTTTGAATGTTACGCCAGACTCGTTCTATGCGGACAGCCGCATGCAAACCGAGGCAGAAATATACAATCGCACCAACCAGATAATAGCAGAGGGAGCGAAGATTATAGATGTCGGTGCATGCTCTACACGTCCCGGCAGCAAGTTTGTAGACGAAGCAGAGGAAAGACGCCGCCTTGCCATGGCACTCCCCATTATAAGGAAAGCACAGCCCGAAGCCATTATCTCGCTCGACACTTTCCGTGCCTCGATAGCCCGGGAAATGGTAGACGAATTTGGTGTAGACATTGTAAACGACGTGGAAGAAGGCAGCGACCCCGACATGTTTCGTACCGTTGCCGAATTAGGAGTACCTTATATCTTAATGTCGAAGGCTCCTGACATGCACGACATGTTGCTCAATCTTGCACGCGAAGTGCAGGAGTTGCGTGCTTTGGGGCAGAAAGATATCATTTTGGACCCGGGCTTCGGATTTGGCAAAGACCCCATCGACGGCAACTATGCGCTAATGAACGCAATGGAACAGCTACACGTCTTGGAGCTTCCCATTCTGGTTGGAATTAGTCGCAAGCGCATGATTCATCAGCTATTGGGCATCACAGCGCAGGAGAGCCTGAACGGAACGACTGCCCTAAACATGATTGCACTGATGAAAGGAGCAAGCATTCTGCGTGTACACGACGTGAAAGAAGCAGTAGAAACCGTGCGGATTTATGGGCGTCTGGCGGCTGCAGCCAGGACTGAATAG
- the cdaA gene encoding diadenylate cyclase CdaA, whose protein sequence is MFFEFGLKDIIDIVLVALMLYYTYRIMKESRSLNVFAGIMVFVVIWLIVSQVLEMRLLGSIMDKLVSVGVIGLIVLFQKEIRYFLYNLGAHQKAKNILKLFRSDKNKKGVDREAILPIVMACMNMGKGKVGALIVIERSVMLQDIVETGDYIDARIDQRLIENIFFKNSPLHDGAMVISKKRIKAAGCILPVSHNQDIPKEFGLRHRAALGISQASDALAIVVSEETGKISTAIRGEFQVRLSAEQLESILAKELSDF, encoded by the coding sequence ATGTTTTTCGAATTTGGCTTAAAGGACATCATCGATATCGTGTTGGTGGCACTCATGCTCTACTACACCTATCGCATCATGAAAGAATCGCGTTCGCTCAACGTGTTCGCGGGCATTATGGTATTCGTCGTTATCTGGCTTATCGTCAGTCAGGTATTGGAAATGCGCCTCTTGGGAAGCATCATGGACAAGCTGGTCTCTGTGGGAGTAATCGGACTTATCGTGCTCTTCCAAAAGGAAATACGCTACTTCCTCTATAATCTCGGTGCACACCAGAAAGCAAAGAATATACTGAAACTGTTCCGAAGCGACAAGAACAAGAAAGGCGTAGACCGCGAAGCAATTCTCCCAATCGTCATGGCGTGCATGAACATGGGTAAGGGAAAGGTGGGGGCACTCATCGTAATAGAGCGCAGCGTGATGCTTCAGGACATTGTAGAAACGGGCGACTACATCGATGCGCGTATCGACCAGCGGCTCATCGAAAACATTTTCTTCAAGAACTCTCCCCTCCACGACGGCGCAATGGTAATATCAAAGAAACGCATAAAAGCCGCAGGCTGCATTCTTCCGGTCAGCCACAACCAGGACATACCGAAAGAATTCGGGCTTCGCCACCGTGCAGCATTAGGAATTTCGCAGGCATCTGATGCGCTTGCCATAGTGGTTTCAGAAGAGACGGGCAAGATTTCGACAGCCATTCGAGGAGAGTTCCAAGTGCGCTTGTCGGCAGAACAACTCGAAAGTATCCTTGCAAAAGAACTTTCAGACTTTTAG
- a CDS encoding TIGR00730 family Rossman fold protein, protein MKIGVFCSANNNIDPDFFECTEELGRWIGEHHYAVAYGGCNIGLMECIGRSVHEAGGTTIGIVPRIIEKGGKKSDYIDIEFPCENLSDRKDLLMMQSDMAVALPGGIGTIDEIFTVAASGSIGYHDKRVILYNVKGFWNKLVAVLDDLQAQGFIRGDYHRYIDVANNFEELTKKIMQG, encoded by the coding sequence ATGAAAATAGGTGTATTCTGTTCGGCTAACAATAATATAGATCCAGATTTCTTTGAGTGTACAGAAGAGTTGGGAAGATGGATAGGCGAGCACCATTATGCCGTAGCATACGGAGGCTGCAACATCGGACTGATGGAGTGCATCGGTCGGTCTGTTCACGAAGCAGGCGGCACAACCATCGGCATAGTGCCACGTATCATAGAGAAAGGCGGCAAGAAGAGCGACTACATAGACATAGAGTTTCCGTGCGAGAACCTGTCGGACCGCAAAGACCTGCTGATGATGCAAAGCGACATGGCAGTGGCACTCCCCGGCGGCATAGGCACCATCGACGAGATATTCACGGTTGCGGCATCGGGCTCGATAGGCTATCACGACAAGCGCGTCATATTATACAACGTGAAGGGTTTCTGGAACAAACTTGTTGCAGTGCTGGACGACTTGCAGGCACAAGGATTCATACGCGGCGACTACCATCGTTATATCGACGTAGCCAACAACTTTGAGGAACTTACGAAAAAGATAATGCAGGGATAA
- a CDS encoding DUF3332 domain-containing protein, which yields MKRKELKVAVCLLAGTMLATSCVGSFTMFSKLAKWNRRATDSKFLNELIFIVISPAYAIAGTIDVLVLNTIEFWTGDNPMAKNIGKTKNIKGDDGLMYAVKYLKNGYEITRPDGSVFYLTYNKEENNWYMNENGKENKLIHFNENGTIKAFLNNGMTMDVTPDAAGVYELRQAVAGTSYFMATR from the coding sequence ATGAAAAGAAAAGAATTGAAAGTGGCTGTATGCCTCCTGGCAGGCACAATGTTGGCAACCTCTTGTGTAGGTTCGTTCACGATGTTCAGCAAATTGGCTAAATGGAACAGACGTGCCACCGACTCTAAGTTCCTAAACGAACTCATCTTTATTGTCATCTCTCCGGCTTATGCCATTGCCGGCACAATCGATGTCCTTGTTCTTAACACTATCGAATTCTGGACAGGCGACAACCCAATGGCAAAGAACATAGGCAAGACCAAGAACATTAAAGGCGACGACGGCCTGATGTATGCCGTGAAGTATCTTAAGAATGGCTACGAGATAACCCGTCCGGACGGAAGTGTCTTCTACCTAACCTACAACAAGGAAGAGAACAACTGGTACATGAATGAGAACGGCAAGGAAAACAAGCTCATACATTTCAACGAAAACGGCACGATAAAGGCATTCCTGAACAACGGAATGACCATGGACGTTACCCCAGACGCAGCCGGCGTGTACGAACTTCGCCAGGCAGTAGCAGGCACAAGCTACTTTATGGCAACACGCTAA
- a CDS encoding leucine-rich repeat protein has protein sequence MKQKLFTNGNFRGFIALVCMLLSASVAFAQKTVHVEEAGTLKDKLTEEEMLSLTELTLTGNLNGTDILFIRAMGGSTIAGGKTDGKLQVLDLSGANIVAGGDTYYYVNEDLEYGTKDNTLSINMFCKCEQLRKITVPNSVTSIEKNAFLLCDNLTEIIVKPENKNFKTAEGVLFDKDMTTLMKCPDGKTGTYTIPEGTVKLLGDAFSNTEKLEKLVIPASLDDIGSSGSVPFYICNAMKAFEVHKDNKTFASVDGVLFDKNIETLLKYPKGRSGEYVVPETVKKIDKYSFYEVYELTKITLPKSLTEIASSAFAHIKKLTTITLPENLEQIGFGVFMNCTGLTEVHALAAAPPYCGSMAFYNVDFDQCKLFVPHGKLNVYKISTPWSSFKHIEEAAEKAYVTFTTSKNIGSEVVFHIVGEDMTFDGIKFLKTEDVLGEKFDYYQVTKKDVRIEGRITDMSVDNFEVEALDVSHCPMLKVLSCKNGKLEKLELSNNKDLDTLICSYCGLKELDITQCGKLVFVDCDENELTKLDVSKNLLLNFLSANKNKIGSIDVSAQKYLETLSLNGTDIEKLNVTNNPYLQNLFANENKLSELNLTKNTNIQELQLAKNNFASFSLNSPTLKKLYINDNKLKAMTLDLPELELLCAYNNEMAELDLSKLKNVNTLSLHHNLLTDVNMKALEELEYIWIDNNKLKALDLSQNQMILTVVCYSNELSAKACKSLMEGLPQRNESDIAEIIIVDTKGTEGNVCTKSAVAVAKAKQWNVIDYVGGTEGYPGLSYEGVDDPTGVQGIEADGSTAEFVVTDGKILFNGNCGRVVLYNAQGAAVRSLDNPTVIDLGDMPRGVYIVTFNGASTKFVH, from the coding sequence ATGAAACAAAAACTATTTACCAACGGAAACTTTAGGGGTTTCATCGCATTAGTATGTATGTTGCTATCGGCATCGGTAGCTTTTGCACAGAAAACGGTGCACGTAGAAGAAGCAGGAACATTGAAAGACAAGCTGACGGAAGAGGAAATGCTTTCTCTTACGGAACTTACGCTGACAGGAAACCTAAACGGCACGGACATTCTCTTTATTCGTGCCATGGGTGGAAGCACCATTGCGGGCGGAAAGACCGACGGAAAACTGCAGGTGCTCGACCTTTCGGGGGCGAACATTGTGGCAGGTGGCGACACTTATTATTATGTCAATGAAGATTTGGAATACGGCACAAAGGATAACACCCTCTCGATTAATATGTTTTGCAAGTGCGAGCAGTTGCGCAAGATAACGGTGCCCAATAGCGTTACATCTATTGAGAAGAACGCTTTCTTGCTATGCGACAATCTTACAGAAATTATTGTAAAGCCTGAAAACAAGAACTTTAAGACGGCAGAGGGTGTGCTTTTCGACAAGGATATGACTACCTTGATGAAGTGCCCCGACGGAAAGACGGGTACGTACACCATTCCTGAAGGCACGGTAAAACTCTTAGGCGACGCTTTCTCGAACACCGAAAAGCTTGAGAAACTTGTTATTCCTGCATCGCTTGACGATATCGGCAGCAGCGGTTCGGTGCCTTTCTACATCTGCAACGCTATGAAAGCGTTTGAGGTTCATAAGGATAATAAGACCTTTGCGTCTGTAGACGGCGTGCTTTTCGATAAGAACATAGAAACGCTTTTGAAGTATCCGAAGGGCAGAAGCGGCGAGTATGTGGTGCCCGAAACGGTGAAGAAGATTGACAAATATTCGTTCTATGAGGTTTACGAGCTTACGAAGATAACCTTGCCGAAGTCGCTCACCGAGATAGCAAGCTCGGCATTTGCACACATAAAGAAATTAACGACCATTACCTTGCCCGAAAATCTTGAGCAGATTGGCTTTGGCGTGTTTATGAATTGTACGGGACTGACCGAAGTTCACGCCCTTGCTGCTGCGCCTCCCTATTGTGGTTCGATGGCGTTCTATAACGTGGACTTCGACCAATGCAAGCTGTTTGTTCCTCACGGAAAGCTGAACGTTTACAAAATATCTACGCCTTGGTCGTCGTTCAAGCATATTGAAGAAGCTGCAGAGAAGGCTTATGTAACCTTTACGACCAGCAAGAATATTGGCAGCGAGGTTGTTTTCCATATTGTCGGCGAGGATATGACGTTCGACGGAATTAAGTTCTTGAAGACGGAAGATGTATTGGGCGAGAAGTTTGACTACTATCAGGTTACGAAGAAAGATGTAAGAATCGAAGGCAGAATTACGGATATGAGTGTCGATAACTTTGAAGTGGAAGCCCTTGATGTAAGCCATTGTCCTATGCTGAAGGTACTAAGTTGTAAGAACGGCAAGTTGGAGAAGTTGGAATTGTCTAATAACAAAGACCTCGACACTTTGATTTGCAGCTACTGCGGACTGAAGGAATTGGATATTACGCAGTGCGGAAAGCTTGTTTTCGTGGATTGCGACGAGAACGAACTTACGAAACTCGATGTCAGCAAGAACCTTCTTCTGAACTTCCTTTCAGCAAACAAGAACAAGATTGGCAGCATTGACGTGAGTGCGCAGAAGTATCTTGAAACGCTTTCGCTGAACGGTACAGACATAGAGAAGCTGAACGTAACGAACAATCCATATTTGCAGAACCTGTTTGCGAACGAGAATAAACTCTCCGAACTCAATCTTACGAAGAATACCAACATACAGGAATTGCAGTTGGCAAAGAACAATTTCGCGTCGTTCTCGCTCAATTCGCCTACGCTGAAGAAACTTTATATCAACGACAACAAGCTGAAGGCGATGACGCTCGACCTTCCTGAACTGGAATTGCTCTGTGCTTACAACAACGAGATGGCAGAACTCGACTTGTCGAAGTTGAAGAACGTGAACACGCTTTCGCTTCACCATAACCTGCTGACCGATGTAAATATGAAGGCACTCGAAGAGTTGGAGTACATCTGGATAGACAACAACAAGCTGAAAGCGTTGGATTTGTCGCAAAACCAAATGATTTTAACCGTAGTATGCTATTCAAATGAGCTTTCTGCCAAGGCTTGCAAGTCGCTTATGGAGGGACTTCCGCAGCGTAACGAGAGCGACATTGCCGAAATAATCATCGTCGATACGAAGGGAACAGAGGGCAATGTCTGCACGAAATCGGCTGTGGCGGTTGCAAAGGCAAAGCAGTGGAACGTGATAGACTATGTTGGCGGTACGGAAGGTTATCCCGGTTTGTCTTACGAGGGCGTTGATGACCCAACGGGTGTGCAGGGCATCGAGGCTGACGGCAGCACAGCAGAGTTTGTCGTTACCGATGGAAAGATACTGTTCAACGGCAATTGCGGACGGGTTGTGCTCTATAATGCACAAGGCGCAGCGGTGCGTTCGCTCGACAATCCTACAGTGATAGACCTCGGCGATATGCCGCGCGGTGTCTACATCGTAACCTTCAATGGAGCTTCAACGAAGTTCGTTCATTAA
- a CDS encoding leucine-rich repeat domain-containing protein → MQRNYSLLMTAAIALSSNVCMAQTSPGEPYIELTSEQETGKWGLSLAVANDEDKAKVWVDLNNNGQKDENETIGMWEWYWYSRPRTAKTLRIYGPVIDIDCGSKDNAIAAINIKNNPNLQKLKCTYSKGLTSLDLSGNANLKKVNVSGCKLNSIALPVQSPAMEELDVNDNELDKLEVSGCSKLVRIDCFKNRLTADAMQKLVESLPDRSQENTAGRLFVLYSIDEKEKNEILKTSVEQAKTKKWDVKYFTGQLDYSGSDHNRYLTSKPKAILTTSKQSGEWLLNIGVPEQEVDSVWIDLNNNNEYDYGEEQNVFNQQVRLPISGEKINIYGKLSKLVCMGNHLTALNVEECTELETLNCSKNELQTLKLNSNKKLKELLGYENELTEIDLSENKELVLLSLNTNKLSAANFDNNNALTTLFISNNELKELNVKPCINLRTIAFENNQLQEVDLSKNALIESIYAQKNKLTKLNLKGLNGLRMLSCEHNALSSIALDENLKQLEAVYCFCNQIKGQEMKSLCNMLPVREDNKKGEFYVVDTTNPTEENQCTKKDVEVANKRNWKVYDYKNKENNGKNLYEGKENPTGLNLPEGREDINVCFIGNGLLQINTPQSLQGRDIRVYDINGRILKQDVCKGGLQLLSIQKGDSQGVIFIQVDGKTFKRMH, encoded by the coding sequence ATGCAAAGAAATTATTCTCTATTAATGACTGCAGCAATTGCTCTGTCCAGCAATGTTTGCATGGCTCAAACTTCTCCCGGAGAACCGTATATTGAGCTTACATCAGAACAAGAAACTGGTAAGTGGGGGCTATCGCTTGCGGTGGCTAACGATGAAGATAAAGCCAAAGTATGGGTAGACCTGAATAACAACGGACAAAAAGACGAGAACGAAACCATCGGTATGTGGGAATGGTATTGGTACAGTAGACCACGTACAGCAAAGACCTTGAGGATTTATGGACCTGTCATTGATATTGACTGTGGTAGCAAAGACAATGCAATTGCTGCAATCAATATTAAGAACAACCCCAATCTTCAAAAGCTAAAATGCACTTATTCTAAAGGACTCACTTCATTGGACCTTTCAGGAAATGCCAATCTTAAGAAGGTTAATGTTAGTGGTTGCAAACTCAACAGTATTGCACTGCCTGTCCAAAGTCCTGCGATGGAAGAACTGGACGTGAACGACAATGAACTTGATAAACTTGAAGTGTCCGGTTGCAGCAAGTTGGTGAGAATAGACTGCTTTAAAAATAGGCTTACAGCCGATGCCATGCAAAAGTTAGTGGAGAGTCTTCCGGACCGTTCACAAGAAAATACAGCAGGCAGGTTATTTGTACTTTACAGTATAGACGAGAAGGAGAAGAACGAGATTCTGAAAACTTCGGTAGAACAAGCCAAGACCAAGAAATGGGACGTAAAATACTTCACAGGGCAACTTGATTATTCTGGTTCAGACCACAATCGTTATCTTACGTCAAAGCCTAAGGCTATCTTGACCACCTCCAAGCAAAGCGGTGAGTGGCTACTCAATATCGGTGTTCCCGAACAAGAGGTTGATAGCGTTTGGATTGACTTGAATAACAACAATGAATATGACTACGGTGAGGAACAAAATGTATTTAATCAGCAAGTGCGCCTGCCCATCAGTGGAGAAAAAATAAACATTTATGGCAAGCTAAGCAAACTTGTGTGTATGGGCAATCACCTTACCGCACTCAATGTTGAAGAATGCACAGAGTTGGAGACTCTTAATTGTTCAAAGAACGAACTTCAGACATTGAAACTTAACAGCAACAAGAAACTCAAAGAATTGTTAGGGTATGAAAATGAATTAACGGAAATAGATCTGAGTGAAAACAAAGAACTGGTTTTGCTATCACTCAACACCAACAAACTCTCGGCAGCAAACTTTGACAATAATAATGCACTGACTACATTATTTATTTCGAACAATGAACTTAAAGAACTCAATGTAAAACCCTGCATAAACCTTCGGACAATTGCATTTGAGAATAATCAGCTCCAAGAAGTTGATTTAAGCAAGAATGCCCTCATTGAGAGTATTTATGCCCAGAAGAACAAACTTACAAAGCTAAACTTAAAGGGTCTTAACGGTCTACGAATGCTTTCGTGTGAGCACAATGCCCTCTCCAGCATCGCTCTTGATGAAAATCTAAAGCAGCTGGAAGCTGTATATTGCTTCTGTAATCAAATCAAAGGGCAGGAAATGAAATCGCTATGCAACATGTTGCCGGTGAGAGAAGATAATAAAAAGGGTGAATTTTATGTTGTCGATACCACGAATCCCACGGAAGAAAACCAGTGTACAAAGAAAGACGTAGAAGTTGCCAACAAGCGCAATTGGAAGGTTTATGACTATAAGAACAAAGAAAACAATGGTAAAAACCTCTATGAGGGAAAAGAAAATCCTACGGGATTAAACCTGCCGGAGGGCAGAGAAGATATTAACGTATGCTTCATTGGCAATGGATTGTTGCAAATTAATACGCCTCAAAGTTTGCAAGGCAGGGACATCAGGGTGTATGACATCAACGGACGTATTCTGAAACAAGATGTGTGCAAGGGTGGTCTTCAGCTTCTTTCTATTCAGAAAGGTGATAGCCAGGGTGTGATATTCATTCAGGTAGATGGCAAGACATTTAAGCGCATGCATTGA